TGGCGTCAGTTCTGGCGCAATGTTGCCGTGTGTATTTTTGCCAAACATCAGATCACGGGATACTGCTTCGTGCTGGTTCACAAATATGGTGACCAGATAGCGACCTTCCCCCACCCCGCCAGCATGGGAAAATGCCGAGAGATCGACATCAGTCCCCCCCGCCCCCAGCGAAAGTAATTCAGGCTCGAAGTAATCCTCAGCCCAAGTGTTCTGGCAACTCATTAATACTAAGAGCGCAAGTGTATTGCGCGGTAAGGCGCGGTCATTTGTTCTTAAACAGGAAGTCAATTTCTGACTCAAGATCATCCCTACTCTACGATTCATTATTCTCTTTCCCGAGCCCTACAGCGCCTGACGTTGTAACGGCATCAACTGACTATTTTCGGCGATAACTTGCCATTCCACTTCCCCTCGCAGACCACTCGCGAGGGGATAACGCTGTTGCCCTTTAGGCGGAACAAGTCTGCGCATGGCATCAGCAGGGAGTGCTTTTCCCCCCACAGACAGCTGGCTAAAATTGATATAAAAAGGCGTCGGGTTTTCGGCCACTAGCTCATTGTTTTGTAAGCTGAAACGGAGCTGCTTAGATGCTGTTGCCACACCGCCCTCAGGTAATCCTTCTGGGCGATAAAACAACTTCATGTTGTTCACCACCGCGAGCACCAGTTGCCCGCCGGTCTGGCTGGCTTTATCCGGCGTAGAGGGGATCCCTTTTACCGAAAGGTAAAAGACGGACTCCCGGTCCTGCGGCAATGACATTTTTGTGAGGCGAACCAGCAGGGTGAGTTGTTCACCGGGATCTACTCGCTTTAATGGCGGCGTGACCAGCAGCGGAATCGCATCCGTTGGCCCTTTATTATCTGCTTCTGCTGCGGGCAGGCCGGTCGCGAAGTCCATCGGCCGCACCCATGACTGCATCAGATACGCCCGATCGGTGTTATTCGTCAGTGACCACGTGATGCCCTTGGTTTGTGAAGCCGGATACACAACCCGAAACTGACTGATCGAAAGACCCGATGGCTGCTCTGCGGCGGCAAAAAACGGCAACGCGAGCGCGGCGATAAATAAAGGCAGCGTCAGAGAAAACCTCATGATTTCCCCCCGTTCAGCACGTCTGATATGAACAACGGACTGTTGCCGCCATAATCATTAATCACCGTCCACTGTGCCTGCTGAACGCGGCCCGTTACCGGATAACTGGCCTGCGAAAAAGGCGCAATCATCGGCGCGATATCACGCACCGCAACTTCATTGCCATCAAAGGCAAGACGCGAGAACGTCAGGTAATAAGGCGTCGGGTTTTGTACTTGAACCTTTCCGTCCTGAAGATGAAACGTTAAGCGCCCTTGTGCTTCTTCCACCTTCATCGATAGCCCTACAGGGCGATAAAACAGCTTGATCGTGTTCTGAATACCCACCGCAATACGTGCCGATAGCGAGGCGTCTTCCGATTCTGTCGGTTGCGTCATGGCGGGTACGGCGATCGCGGTAATATAAAACACTGACTCACGATCAGCAGGCAGTGCAGCATCGTCCTTATGCAAAATGCGCAGGGTGTTTTTGCTGTTTTCTTCCAGCCGGAACAGAGGAGGCGTGGTGAGAAACGGGGCTGCTTCACGCCCTTGTGGCGAAACCACCACCGCAGACTGCACCAAATAAGGTCGCGAGCCATGATTTTGGATCGTCAGCGTTTGCGCACTGTCTGTTGACTGGAAGATGACACGTGTGCGACTCAGGCTGACCCCGCCTTCAGCGGCGGCCGCGCCTTGAATGAGCACCATCATGATCCCGCTGACAAACAGGCCCCAGCGTAAAAATAGTTGAATAGAACGCAAAGGGAACCTCTTACTGATAAGCAAAATCGAAGGTGATACTGGCATTCAGCTTTCCGCCTTTAGTGGCGGCATCCTTGCATTTGTTGCCACAAGAAAGTGCAGCTTGCAGTGGAATACTGGCGCTACCCCCGTCAAAGCCGGAACCGTCAATCACCGCCGGTAGAAAGGTGGTGTTATCCACCACGTCACCCGTCGAGGTAACGATGCGCACACCGTAATTCACCACATGAGAAGAGGCGGGTTGCAGGAACAAAAAGTCACCGCTCGCCGTGTTTCCCACACCTGAAACTTTCACACCTGGTTTCTGTACTGCGCCAATAAACCCAGCACATTGCGAGAGGGTGATCGTCAGCGGCTTTTCTTGGCTGCCCCCATTTTTGATGTCAGATGACTGCACAGTGCCGAAATCAATAACCGGAGGTGCTGAGACCTGACAGGTTGGTGCCTGAAACGTCGCGGTAAACTGCACATCCGTTGCTGTTACTTGGGTTACCATCGCCAGCAGGCACAGGCAAAGCGAAGCCCTCAAGGCAAGGGTTTGCCCTGATAAAGTGTTGTGATTTTTCATCGTGTCTGTCTGTTGAAAGCGTTAGGAAAAATAAAGGCGAACGTGATTTTTGCGCTGGCCGTTTCTATCGTGAGCAATGAAACACCGCCGCAGTGCACCAGCCGACCAAAATGGCTTCAAGACCAATTAAATCAGTAAGTTATTTAATTCTATCTCTCTAATTTACGGTACCACTGAATTTCTCTACCCCGCCATAATCATTAATGGCTGCCCATTCAGCTTTTCCCTTTCCAGCCGTAATCGGATAAGTGTTTGAGGCAAAAGGCGCAATCATACTGGTGCCTTTAATGACATCGAGTTTGACTTTACTGCCATCAATCTGCAGTTTGTTCAGTGAAATAAAATAAGGCGTTGGGTTCGAAACCTTAATGCCCTGACCTTCTTTGGAAAACTGTAATTTCCCCATCGCCTCTTTGTGAGTGATGGGTAAGTTATCTGGCCGATAGAATAGTTTTAGCGTATTACCTGTCGCAACTTGGAGAGTGCCGCCAACCTTGTCGTCATTGCTATCTTGGCCTGTTTTACCGGTTGGAATTGCCATGATATTCAAATAAAAGACTGACTCTTTATCTTTAGGCAAAGCATTTGATTTTTTCAAAATTCGAACTTTATTCATCGAATCAGGTTCAATACGGAATAACGCAGGCGTGGACATAAAAACGCTGTTCGTTGATTTCGCTGAAAGACTGTCTGAAATACCAACATTAATAAGATAAGGTTGATTCTGTGACCGGTTATTAATGTTAATACTTTGGCTGCTGTCGCTTTCGGCAAAAATAATACGTGATGCGCCAATGCCAATACTGGCCATTGCCGGTTGGAATAAAAACAAACTCAGGCTTAAAATAATGCCTAACTTGCAATAACACTTCATAATATTCTCTATCTATTTAATGAAAAAGAGAGGTGGAAAAGCACCTCTCTTTTCTGACTATTTATTTCTGACTATTAATGTCGAACTAAGAATATCTTACGATTAGTTATTAACGTAAGAGA
The window above is part of the Yersinia massiliensis genome. Proteins encoded here:
- a CDS encoding fimbrial biogenesis chaperone, translated to MRFSLTLPLFIAALALPFFAAAEQPSGLSISQFRVVYPASQTKGITWSLTNNTDRAYLMQSWVRPMDFATGLPAAEADNKGPTDAIPLLVTPPLKRVDPGEQLTLLVRLTKMSLPQDRESVFYLSVKGIPSTPDKASQTGGQLVLAVVNNMKLFYRPEGLPEGGVATASKQLRFSLQNNELVAENPTPFYINFSQLSVGGKALPADAMRRLVPPKGQQRYPLASGLRGEVEWQVIAENSQLMPLQRQAL
- a CDS encoding fimbrial biogenesis chaperone — its product is MPVSPSILLISKRFPLRSIQLFLRWGLFVSGIMMVLIQGAAAAEGGVSLSRTRVIFQSTDSAQTLTIQNHGSRPYLVQSAVVVSPQGREAAPFLTTPPLFRLEENSKNTLRILHKDDAALPADRESVFYITAIAVPAMTQPTESEDASLSARIAVGIQNTIKLFYRPVGLSMKVEEAQGRLTFHLQDGKVQVQNPTPYYLTFSRLAFDGNEVAVRDIAPMIAPFSQASYPVTGRVQQAQWTVINDYGGNSPLFISDVLNGGKS
- a CDS encoding fimbrial protein, which gives rise to MKNHNTLSGQTLALRASLCLCLLAMVTQVTATDVQFTATFQAPTCQVSAPPVIDFGTVQSSDIKNGGSQEKPLTITLSQCAGFIGAVQKPGVKVSGVGNTASGDFLFLQPASSHVVNYGVRIVTSTGDVVDNTTFLPAVIDGSGFDGGSASIPLQAALSCGNKCKDAATKGGKLNASITFDFAYQ
- a CDS encoding fimbrial biogenesis chaperone, whose amino-acid sequence is MKCYCKLGIILSLSLFLFQPAMASIGIGASRIIFAESDSSQSININNRSQNQPYLINVGISDSLSAKSTNSVFMSTPALFRIEPDSMNKVRILKKSNALPKDKESVFYLNIMAIPTGKTGQDSNDDKVGGTLQVATGNTLKLFYRPDNLPITHKEAMGKLQFSKEGQGIKVSNPTPYFISLNKLQIDGSKVKLDVIKGTSMIAPFASNTYPITAGKGKAEWAAINDYGGVEKFSGTVN